The genomic stretch AATATAATCAATAAAAGATGAAACTATTGCATTAATAAAAATATTTGGTGCAAATCCTGCATAATTACTTCTTTTTATAATTTAATTTAGGGAGAGATCAATTGAATCCTGAAAAAAAGAAAAATTACATTGATTTAACCTCACGCATAAAAAATAATTTTAAAGACTTTAGTGAAGGTCAAAAATTGATTGCTTCTTATTTATTGAAATATTCTGATAAAGCTGCTTTTTTTACAGCTGCTAATTTAGGAAAAGTAGTTGGGGTTAGCGAGTCTACCGTGGTAAGATTTGCTGATTTTTTAGGCTACGAAGGTTATCCTGCTTTACAAAAAGACTTGCAAAATAGAATCAAAAATAAATTAAACACCGTTAGTAGACTAAAAAAAACTATAAAAACAGTTAATAGTGGAGAAAGTATTTTATACGAAGTTTTTCATAATGATATGGATAATATCCAAAAAACTATGGATAATATCTCACCGGAATCTTTTAATAAATTAGTAGAAGAAATGTTGAATGCAAATTCGATATATATTATAGGTCTAAGGACTGCTACCTCCTTAGCTTACTTTATGGGTTACACCCTTCATTTGATTTTAAAAAATGTAACCACTATAACTTTTGGAGTTAGTGATCTTTTTGAAAGGTTAATTAATATCAATGAAAAGGATTTGATAATAGGTATTACCTTTCCTCGGTATACTCTACAGACTGTGGAAATTATGGAATATGCTAAAAAAAAGGGAGCAAGAGTCGCAGCCATTACTGATAACATAATGTCTCCTTTAGCTCAATTAGCGGATGTCAGTGTATTTGCAGAAAGCAATCTTAATTCTTTTATCGATTCTTTTACTGCTCCTATCAGTTTAATTAATGCTTTGGTAACTGCAGTGGGAGTTAGAAGAAGAAAGGAGAACTTAGAATCTTTATCTGAATTAGAAGAAATTTGGGAAAAGTATAAGATATTTTATTAAGAATTATAACATATGATCAGTTTAACTGAATATGAAAAAAATCAATGTTTAGTATAAATAAATTATTCTTTGCAAAGGGGAAAAAGTATCAAAAATGAATAAAGACTTGGTTGAAAAATTATGGAAAGAGAATCGGGAGATTTTTAAATTATTAAAAGAAAACGGAGATTTACAAGATGCCAGGCAAAATCTCTTTAAATTTTCAAAAGATTTAGAATGGAAATACAGAGAAGGAGAGAAAGTTTTACATAAATTAGAATATGCTATAGCCTTAGAGGCGATGAAGGTATTTAATAATCTTATTTCCCTTCGAAACGAAAAGATTGCTGGTTTTAGTACTTT from Candidatus Atribacteria bacterium encodes the following:
- a CDS encoding MurR/RpiR family transcriptional regulator, whose amino-acid sequence is MNPEKKKNYIDLTSRIKNNFKDFSEGQKLIASYLLKYSDKAAFFTAANLGKVVGVSESTVVRFADFLGYEGYPALQKDLQNRIKNKLNTVSRLKKTIKTVNSGESILYEVFHNDMDNIQKTMDNISPESFNKLVEEMLNANSIYIIGLRTATSLAYFMGYTLHLILKNVTTITFGVSDLFERLININEKDLIIGITFPRYTLQTVEIMEYAKKKGARVAAITDNIMSPLAQLADVSVFAESNLNSFIDSFTAPISLINALVTAVGVRRRKENLESLSELEEIWEKYKIFY